A segment of the Streptomyces sp. ITFR-21 genome:
GTACGGTGCTGCCGCAGACCGTCCGGCACCTGATGGCCACCCTGGCGGCCTGACCCCCGGCCGGCTCTGGGGCCCGGCCCGGCCCGGCCGCCGGTCGGACTCCGGTGCGCTGGAGCGCGGTCCGGCCATGGAAGGCCGACGCCGCCCGCTCGGGCCGGTTTCGGACGGTCCGCCCAACCGCCGTGCCCTGAGGCGGACTTCGGCCGCCAGTTCCACTCCCGCCTTCCCAAGCGGACTTCCCGGGTGGACTCGTCGGGTGGACTTCGGCCGCACGGATCCGACTCCCGTCCGTTCGGGCCTACTTCAACCGCACCGACTTCACCTGATCCGCCCCGCGACGCCGTCCGGGCTGTGTAGCGTGCGTGCGTGACCGGGGCCGGTCCGCCGGCCGGACAGGGAGGGCGCGCGATGGCCGACGACCATCTCTTACACCCGGGCGGCGGCATGTCGCGACGGCGGATGCTGGCCGCGTCGGCCGCCGCCGGCGGCGCCGCGTGGCTGCTCAGGGGCGTGGTCCGCCCCGACAGCGCCTCCGCGCAGTCACCGGCCCCGCCCGGCTTCCCCGCCGGCCCCGACCTCTTCCAGCGGGTCTACGAGAACTGGGCCGGCGAGATCCGTACCGACCAGCTGTGGACCTGCGCCCCGCGCACCCCGCAGGACGTGCTCGACGTCGTCAACTGGGCCTACGGCGCCGGTTGGACGGCCCGCGCCCAGGGGCAGCGGCACGGCTGGGCGCCCCTGACGGTCGCCGCCGCCACACCCGCCGCCACCCAGGTGATCCTGCTGGACACCACCGCGCACCTGACCGCGCTGTCCTTCGCGGCGCAGCCGGCGGACGGTACGGCCCTGGTACGGGCGCAGGCCGGCGCCTCCCTGGAGGCGCTGCTCGCCTTCGCGGGCGGCGGCGGATACGGCGTCACCTCCGCACCCGCGCCGGGCGACCTCTCGGTGGGCGGGGCCCTCGCGATCGGCGCGCACGGCACCGCCGCACCGGCCGTCGGCGAGACCCCGGCCGCGGGCCACGGCTACGGCTCGCTCAGCAACCTCGTCACCGAACTGACCGCCGTCGTCTGGGACGCCGCCGCCGGCGCCTACGTACTGCGGACCGTCGGCCGCGACGACCCCGACTGCGCCGCGCTGCTCACCCACCTCGGCCGCGCGTTCGTCACCGAGGCGGTTTTGCGGGTGGGCGCCGACAGCAACCTGCGCTGCGTGTCCTACCTGGACATCCCGGCGACCGAACTGTTCGCCGCGCCCGGCGGCCCCGCCGCCGCGCGCACCCTCGCCGACTTCGTGGACGCCACCGGCCGGGCGGAGGCGATCTGGTTCGCCTTCACCGACAAGCCGTGGCTGAAGACGTGGCGCGTCACCCCGAACCGGCCGCTGCCCTCCCGCGCGGTCTCCGGCCCGTACAACTACCCCTTCTCGGACAACATCCCCGAGCCGGTGGCCCAGTTGGCGGGCGACCTGATCGCCGGCGCGTGGGGGAGTGCGCCGCTGTTCGGACAGGTCCAGTACCTGCTCGCCAAGGTCGCGCTGACCGGCGACATCACCGACGTGCTGCTGTCCGGCACGCTGATCCGCGACGTGCTGACCGGCGACGTCCTCACACACCTGCTGGCGGGCGGGCTGCGGTCGGACCTGTGGGGCGCCTCCCGGAACCTGCTGGAGTACATCCGCCCGACCACGCTGCGCGAGACCGCCAACGGCTACGCGGTCCTCACCAGCCGGGCCGACCTGCAGTGGGTGGTCAACCGGTTCGCGACGTACTACTCCGACCTGCTCGACACATACGCGGCGCGCGGCGAGTTCCCGGTCAACGGCCAGGTGGAGATCCGGGTGACCGGCCTGGAGGACCCGGCGGTCAGCGGTGTGCCCGGCGCCCGCCCGCCGCTGCTGTCCGCGCTGCGCCCGCGCGCCGACCGGCCCGACTTCGACACCGCGGTGTGGATCGACATCCTCTCCCTGCCGACGACGCCGGGACTGCACGGCTTCTACCGGGACATCGAGCAGTTCCTGCTGACAGAGCTGGAGGGGCCGCGCGCCGCCGTGCGCGTGGAGTGGTCGAAGGGGTGGGCCTACACCGACACCGCCGCCTGGGCGGACCCCGACGTGCTGGGTACGGTCATTCCGGCCGCCCTTCGTGCGGGCGGCGGCCCGGGATGGGACGAGGCGGTCGCCACCCTGGACCGGCTGGACCCGCACCACGTCTTCGGGAACCCGTTCCTGGACGGGCTGTTGAGCTGACCTGCGCAGCCGTGGGGCGCGGAGGCGCGGGGGCGTGGGGCGCGGGGCCGCGCGGAGGGCCGTCGGGCCGGGCCGCGGGGCCGCGCGGAGGGCGTGGTCGGGCTGAGCCGCGCCGCCGCGGGGCCGTGCCGGGCCGACCCCGTGGCCTGGCCCTTCCCAGACGGACCGGAACCGGTCGGAACCGGCCGTCCCCGGCCGTCCCCGGACGGTGAGCCGGGCGGACACCCGGGCGGAGAGAAGGAGGACGACTGTGCGCTACCGCGAACTGGGAAGCAGCGGGCTGTCGGTGTCGGTGTCGGTGTCGGAGATCGGCTACGGGCCTGGGGCATCGGCGAGGCCGCGTGGGTCGGCGCCACCGAGGAGGAGTCCGTACGTGCCCTGAACCGGGCCGTCGACCTTGGCGTCAGCTTCATCGACACCGCCCGCGGTTACGGCGAGAGCGAGCGCATCGTGGGCCGGGTGGTCCGCGAACGGGCCGGCGACGATATCCTGGTCGCCACCAAGGTCCCGCCGAAGAACGGCAGATGGCCCGCCCCCGACGGCCTCGATCCCGCCGACACCTTCCCCGGCGCGCACATCCGGCAGAGCCTGGAGACCAGCCTGCGCGCCAGCGGGCTGGACCACTTCGACGTGCTCCAGTTCCATGTGTGAAGCGACGAGTGGGTCGGCCGCGGCGACTGGCTGGAGACCGTCGCCGACCTCAAGGCCCAGGGGAGAATCCGCCTGTTCGGCGTCTCCATCAACGACGACCAGCCGGACAACGCGCTCGCGCTCATCCGCAGCGGAGTCGTGGATACCGTGCAGGTGATCTACAACATCTTCGACCAGGCGCCCGCCGAGAACCTCTTCCCCGCCTGCCAGGAGCACGGCGTCGGCGTCACCGTCCGGGTCGCGCTCGACGAGGGCGGTCTGACCGGCCGGATCACCGCCGGCACCACCTTTCCCGAAGGGGACTTCCGCAACCGCTACTTCAGCGGCGACCGGCCCGCCCAGGTCGAACAGCGCGTCGGCGCCCTCACCGCCGACCTCGGCATCACCCCCGAGGACCTCCCCGAGACCGCCCTGCGCTTCGTCCTCTCCGCCGCGACCGTCTCCACCGTCATCCCCGGCATCGCGCAGCGCCCGCAACGTCGACCGCAACACCGCGGTCAGCGCCGGCGGCTCCCTCTTCCCTGGCGTGCTCGCCACCCTTGCCGCCCACCGCTGGCAGCGCGACTTCTACGCCTGAGCGTGGCTGGCCACGGCCCCCGCGGGCGGGGCGGCCGTCGGCGGTCGCCTCACGGCGGTGGCGCGGGCCCCGGCGCCGCCCGGGGCCCGCACCCACGCGGGACTCAGCGTCCTGGCGGGCTCAGTCCTGGCGGGCCGGGTCCTCGCGGGGCGGGAGGAGGCGGGTCAGGGCGGTGTGGAGGACGAGGGAGGTGGCGAGGCCGACGGCCCAGCCGTAGTCGGCCAGCGGCTTGAGGAAGGGGATCAGACCGTCGGCGGGGAAGGGACCCGAGCTCGCGGCGGAGTAGGAGCCGCCGACGGCCAGGACGCCGCCCACGGCGAACGCGAGGACCGCCCGCCAGTTCCACCCGGCGTCGTACCAGTAGCGGCCCCCGTGCCGGTAGAGGTCGGCGAGGTCGAGCCGGGTGCGGCGGATCACCCAGTAGTCGGCGATGAGCACGCCCGCGACTGTGCCCAGCAGACCGGCGACCGTGCCGAGCCAGGTGTAGATGTACGCCTCGGGGCTGGACAGCAGCTTCCAGGGGAAGATGACGACGCCGACGCCCGCCGTGATCAGCGCCCCGGCGCGGAAACTGATCCGGCGCGGCGCCATGTTGGACAGGTCGAACGCCGGAGAGACCGTGTTGGCCGCGATGTTCACCGACAGGGTGGCGATCAGCACTGTCACGAGGGCGAACAGGAGCGCGGCCCAGTCGTCCAGCTTGGCCGCCAGCGCGACCGGGTCCCAGATCGCCGTGCCGTACACCGCCTGCGACCCGGAGGTCACCAGCACCGACAGCAGCGCGAAAGCGGTCATCGTGGTGGGCAGTCCCAGCGACTGCCCCCACAACTGGGCGCGTTGGGTGGCGGCGTACCGGGTGAAGTCCGGGATGTTCAGCGACAGAGTGGACCAGAAGCCGATCATGCCCATCAGGCTCGGGAAGAAGACCTTCCAGAAGCCCCTGCCCCAGCCCAGCTTGGACGGTTGGTCGAGCAGCGGGCCGAAGCCGCCGGCCTTCACGCTCATCCAGATCAGCAGGGCCACCGCGCCGGCGATGACGAAGGGCGCCGCCCAGTTCTCGAAACGCCGTACGGTCTCCATCCCCCGCACGATGATGCCGATCTGGAGCGCCCAGAAGAGCAGGAACGACAGCCACTGGGTCCATGGGAACTCGCCGATGTGCCCGGCCCCCGACCACCAGTCGCCGAGGAGTCTGCCGGCCAGCAGGAAGATGGCCGAGCCGCCGATCCAGGTCTGGATGCCGAACCAGACGCAGGCCACGGCGGCACGCACCAGCGCGGGCAGGTTCGCCCCGCGGATCCCGAAGGCGGCACGTGCGAACACCGGGAACGGGATGCCGTACTTGGGACCGGCGTGACCGGTCAGCAGCATGGGCACCAGCACGACGAGATTGGCCGCGGCGATCGTCAGGATCGCCTGCTTCCAGTCCATGCCGAGGGCGATGAGGCCCGAAGCGAGCGTCCAGGACGCGATGTTGTGGGCCATGCCGACCCACAGGGCGGCGAAGTTGTAGGTGGTCCAGCGTCGTTGGGCCACCGGTACGGGCAGCAGGTCGCGGTTGGCGTACGGGCCGCTCGGGACGGATCCGTCGGCGAGTTCGACGCGGCCGGCGGGGTCGGTGGTCTGGTCGGAGGGCGTGGTGACGGCGGACAAGGCACGGTCCCTTCATTCGAGACGGGGACGAAAGGGTCGAACGGTGCCGTGCGGGTGGCGGGTTGCTCCTACCGGGCCCGAAGTGAACGCGGGGCGTAGGCCGTTGTTGCCCCGCGGGCTCTTCTGCCGCCCGATCCCTTCGGTCTTCCCGAAGTCCACGTCCCGTACGCACACGGGTTCTTCCCGCTGGTACCGCCCCGCCCGCCGCCGTCTGGGCCGTCTCTCTGTCCGCTGCCCCCTTCCCGCTCCCCACCGCCCGCCGAGGTATCGCCCGCCGAGGTATCGCATGCCGGGATCCGGGACCCCGCCGTCACCCCGCCGTCACCCCGCCGTCACCCCGCCCAGGTCGCGTGCCGCCGCAGCTCGGCCGCGGTCCGCCGGATCCACGGCAGCTCGTCGTACAGCGCCTCACCCGGGCAGGTCGTCTCGAACACGTCGCGGTGCCCGGACACCACGTTCAGTTCCACGGTCTTCCCTTTGGGAAAGCGGCTCTCGCTGTTGCTGGACACCAGCCGCACCCGGCCCCCGGGGTCCTCGCCCGGCGCCAGCTTCCAGGCGGCTATCGCGGCGATGGCCTGCAGCATGGCGTGCGGCACCCGCTGGCCCGGCCCGAAGCTGCCGAGTGCGGCTATGCCGACGGTGTGCGCGTTGAACCCCTCCGCGTGCGCGCCCCGCACCGCCCGGTCGACCCCGCCGGCCCGCCCCTCGTAGATGTGGCCGCACCGGTCGACGACGAAGTTGTACCCGAGGTCGTCCCACTTCAGGTCGTGGATGTGCCGGTCCTCCATCGCCTGCAGCATGGCGGGTACGTCGGCCGCGCAGTCGTAGTCGTTGGGGTTGTCCGTGTGGTGGATGAAGACCGCCCGCACGGAGTCGTCGTACAGCGGCTTGCGCGGCACCGCCTTCTCGTCGGCGTGCCACGCCGCCCGTCCGATCACGACGGGCCGCAGCGAGGCCACGTGCAGCACCATCCGGCTGCGCGGCGCCTCCCGTGCCTGGTGTTCCGGGGCGGAACAGGTCACCAGGCACGCCACCGCCACCACAGCCGGCACCGCCTTCACCCTGTGAGGCCACATGGACTCCACCCTGGGTCCTCCCCCGCCCTGCGACCTCCACACGAAACCATTCGGGTGAACCCGCAACCCTCTTCGGGCCCCGCCGGGCCCCGCCGGGCCCCGCCGGGCCCGCGTCCCCGGCTACGCCCGCTGTCCGCTGCCCGACCAACGGCGGCTTTGCCCCGGTCGGCCTCGTCGGCGGGCAGCCCCGAGGCGGTTCCTCCGGCGGGCGGCCCGCAGACCGGGGCCCGGGGGGTGTCAAGCCAACGCGCGCCGAAGGGCGGCTGAAGGCCGGGGACGCGGCGCTGAGAGCCTGGTGAACAGTTCCGACGGCTGTCGCATCCCGGGGTCCCGCTCCCTTAGCGTCCTGGCAGGTCCCCTTCGGAGGTGCTCATGCCAATCCGGCGAACCGTACTCGCCGTACTCGCCACCACGCTGGTGTCCGCCGTTGCCCTACTGGGCTCGCCAGCCCAGGCGCAGCCCCGCGCCACGGTCGGCGACGCCGATCTCGCGTACCGCTGGGCCCCGATCCACTACCAGGACACC
Coding sequences within it:
- a CDS encoding cholesterol oxidase substrate-binding domain-containing protein; amino-acid sequence: MADDHLLHPGGGMSRRRMLAASAAAGGAAWLLRGVVRPDSASAQSPAPPGFPAGPDLFQRVYENWAGEIRTDQLWTCAPRTPQDVLDVVNWAYGAGWTARAQGQRHGWAPLTVAAATPAATQVILLDTTAHLTALSFAAQPADGTALVRAQAGASLEALLAFAGGGGYGVTSAPAPGDLSVGGALAIGAHGTAAPAVGETPAAGHGYGSLSNLVTELTAVVWDAAAGAYVLRTVGRDDPDCAALLTHLGRAFVTEAVLRVGADSNLRCVSYLDIPATELFAAPGGPAAARTLADFVDATGRAEAIWFAFTDKPWLKTWRVTPNRPLPSRAVSGPYNYPFSDNIPEPVAQLAGDLIAGAWGSAPLFGQVQYLLAKVALTGDITDVLLSGTLIRDVLTGDVLTHLLAGGLRSDLWGASRNLLEYIRPTTLRETANGYAVLTSRADLQWVVNRFATYYSDLLDTYAARGEFPVNGQVEIRVTGLEDPAVSGVPGARPPLLSALRPRADRPDFDTAVWIDILSLPTTPGLHGFYRDIEQFLLTELEGPRAAVRVEWSKGWAYTDTAAWADPDVLGTVIPAALRAGGGPGWDEAVATLDRLDPHHVFGNPFLDGLLS
- a CDS encoding NCS1 family nucleobase:cation symporter-1, whose product is MSAVTTPSDQTTDPAGRVELADGSVPSGPYANRDLLPVPVAQRRWTTYNFAALWVGMAHNIASWTLASGLIALGMDWKQAILTIAAANLVVLVPMLLTGHAGPKYGIPFPVFARAAFGIRGANLPALVRAAVACVWFGIQTWIGGSAIFLLAGRLLGDWWSGAGHIGEFPWTQWLSFLLFWALQIGIIVRGMETVRRFENWAAPFVIAGAVALLIWMSVKAGGFGPLLDQPSKLGWGRGFWKVFFPSLMGMIGFWSTLSLNIPDFTRYAATQRAQLWGQSLGLPTTMTAFALLSVLVTSGSQAVYGTAIWDPVALAAKLDDWAALLFALVTVLIATLSVNIAANTVSPAFDLSNMAPRRISFRAGALITAGVGVVIFPWKLLSSPEAYIYTWLGTVAGLLGTVAGVLIADYWVIRRTRLDLADLYRHGGRYWYDAGWNWRAVLAFAVGGVLAVGGSYSAASSGPFPADGLIPFLKPLADYGWAVGLATSLVLHTALTRLLPPREDPARQD
- a CDS encoding N-acetylmuramoyl-L-alanine amidase; the encoded protein is MWPHRVKAVPAVVAVACLVTCSAPEHQAREAPRSRMVLHVASLRPVVIGRAAWHADEKAVPRKPLYDDSVRAVFIHHTDNPNDYDCAADVPAMLQAMEDRHIHDLKWDDLGYNFVVDRCGHIYEGRAGGVDRAVRGAHAEGFNAHTVGIAALGSFGPGQRVPHAMLQAIAAIAAWKLAPGEDPGGRVRLVSSNSESRFPKGKTVELNVVSGHRDVFETTCPGEALYDELPWIRRTAAELRRHATWAG